TTGACACGTGAATATGTTAGACTTCGAGATAATATGGAAAATTACTTTAGAATTGCACCAACAAGACCAAAAACAAATAAACATGCAAGAATTGTTTCTTTATTAACACCATTTAGTTATAACAAGATGCATTTATTAGATTATAGTAGTCGTTCTGTATTTAGTGATATTTATTCATATAATGGAGATGGCAAAGTTCATGATGATGCTCTTGATGCATTATCAGCTGCATATTTAATTATGTCTTTAAATTATCGTGATAGAAGTCAACATTTTACTAAATTTACTTTCATTTAGCTTATAAATTATTGTATAATAATTACATAAGGAGATTCTTTATGGAGTATATGCAAATGGAACCTGTAATTACGAGGCAGATGGTATTCAATGAGCTTGTAAAAGCTGGTATTAATAGAGAGATTGCGGACGATTTATCTTATAGATACTATAAA
The DNA window shown above is from Borrelia hispanica CRI and carries:
- a CDS encoding phage terminase large subunit family protein: LTREYVRLRDNMENYFRIAPTRPKTNKHARIVSLLTPFSYNKMHLLDYSSRSVFSDIYSYNGDGKVHDDALDALSAAYLIMSLNYRDRSQHFTKFTFI